One genomic window of Mycteria americana isolate JAX WOST 10 ecotype Jacksonville Zoo and Gardens chromosome Z, USCA_MyAme_1.0, whole genome shotgun sequence includes the following:
- the TMEM252 gene encoding transmembrane protein 252, with amino-acid sequence MPKGVFTCIRLLVLLLGFSIICLGVLWVSTSSSTCRCGNKELVFYCLLALGFFLLVTGIFWSTFHEVLKYRGLSSIFIRNPSHRELRISTIDRPDFYPFSYEDSTDPEKQTSPMPVASTLKQQEDINIPPPPYSESSAEVIRETDEQEQPPPYELSVRQLRQKQTADQDSNPGEESNSHPSTQENSYQQDTDCQGTSERATRVRTSETGSG; translated from the exons ATGCCAAAAGGTGTTTTTACCTGCATTCGTCTCTTAGTGCTCTTACTCGGCTTCTCCATTATTTGTCTGGGAGTCCTTTGGGTTTCCACAAGTTCCTCCACATGCAGATGTGGAAATAAGGAGCTGGTGTTTTATTGCCTGTTAGCTTTGGGGTTCTTTCTCCTTGTGACTGGCATTTTCTGGAGCACTTTCCATGAAGTCTTGAAATACAGGGGCCTCAGCAGCATCTTCATTCGAAATCCTAGCCATAGAGAGCTACGTATCAGCACCATAGACAG GCCTGACTTCTATCccttctcctatgaagacagcACAGATCCTGAAAAACAGACCTCCCCGATGCCAGTTGCCTCCACACTAAAACAGCAAGAAGACATCAATATCCCTCCACCTCCATATAGCGAAAGCAGTGCAGAGGTCATCCGTGAAACTGATGAGCAGGAACAGCCACCACCGTATGAATTATCTGTGCGGCAGCTACGGCAGAAGCAAACAGCTGACCAAGACTCAAACCCCGGAGAGGAGTCAAATTCTCATCCATCCACACAAGAAAATAGTTACCAACAGGATACAGACTGCCAGGGGACCTCAGAAAGAGCAACGCGTGTCAGAACATCTGAGACAGGCAGTGGGTAA